TATTATATAGTAAAGATAAAATGTTTATGGTTTTGGATCAAGATTATCATAATTACTTAGTCTTTCTTTATTCACAAAACTCCACTTCCATTTTTGTGTTTTAGAGTTTATGTCACAATGAGACACAAAGACTTCTTTGTTGCTTATGCTGGAATCAAGGCAGTGGACGCTGTGGTGTCCAAACATTATCATTTGATTCTCCTGAAAGATAGATAATGTGTTCATTTAGTTTGAACAAACTTATCAGTTATTACAGAAAAAGCATATAAGTATACTTGAAAATACAGAAATGTATCAAAAGCTAAATGGAAGAACTAGTTTAGCATctggatgaaagaaaaagatcctGCAGACACTGAGTACCAACCTACCCATGAGTACCTGTGAGGAGATTACCATAAAGCAAGGCTAGCTCATAACATTCAATACATAATCCAATTGTTTAACAATACTCTTCTTCAATGCTTCAATAAATATTACATagcaaatcaatttttttttcatatggaaCAGTTTTTGGCCATTTTTCTAACTTTTATTTGGAGGTTTCTGAACTCACAACTTAAAACCTTTTCATTTTCCCAGACTTGACATGAAAGTCTCTCAATTTTCCTCCTAAgcattctatattttttttgtgcCATTCTGATATACTTGTACTGAAAGGAATTCTTGTATAACTAATTACTGTTGCTTTAGTTGTTTGAAATTGGGTTTTGGGGGTCTAGTGCTGGTGTACTAAATATCCACAAAATTCAACAAATCTGATAAGTATATTCCATTATAATCAGTAGTAAAATCATAAAGTTTATTGACCAAAAATCCACACTATACTCTTGAGTCTTTTAAATACTGAACTTATGGTCACATTACAAGTAGAAAACTTATCTGCAAGGATTATAAACATCAAATAAAACTCACCATATCATACTTCCACATCTGATTACCAAGTCCTTTGTGGCAACCAAACAGTAGAACAGGTGCTTTTTGTCCTTTTAAGTCAGGTACATCAAAACAGTTGTGACTCTTGAGTGGACGTATATCCTGAAATAAAAAagctaattataggaattttcaCAAAAAAGATAATGAGGATTATGAATGAACAGAGTGATAAATGAAGTTCACATGTAAGACTACatatgtgttcatatatattttgtcaaAATATGCACTAACATAGTGTCTTAATGATAGTTTACTTCAGGATCACAAACAGGGGAATGGCTGAGATAAACATAAAGCATACAATTGGTACAATTTGTTGATGAATGAGGGTGACTGGTAGAACTAGAGAGGGCCATGGGCCCAAAAGGATCCTTTGGCTATTggtaaagggggtaaaagtgataCTGGAATTGGTAATAATACAAAATAGGGTGAGaggacattcaaaatatataatgGACAAAATATACAGTAAGTGAATTACAAGCTCAGAAGGTAAGATAGGGCTTAGAGACAAAGTTAATCATATGAAACACCATATAAATCTGGGCATTGGAAGCACTGGACAAAATAGGAGAATTTCCTCAAGGGTATCAATATTAATGAAAGTGGATACAAAAATTTTCAATTCCTTAGGTCCAGAAGCTTGAAATCACTTATGCTAAGACATTTAAGATTATAATGATCTTGTGAATGTTAATCAGGAGCAAAGCAAAGCTGAAACCTGGAATGCTCAGAGTTATAGTTTTCCTGTAACCTGTCAGACATAAGCTAAACATACCCTAATTTTAATAATATTGTACTACTTGGTACATTCACAATTACTGCATAATGTATAATGTTTGGACCCTCATGGGTTTCTGTAATAAGGACAGTACAGACTATGACTATTTAATGAAAGACTTTTGGAATGGGCTGGAAAAAAAATAAGCAGTTTCAGCAAAGTTATCAACATAGTCATAATGCTTACATCCAACACATGAAAGTATCCATAGAAACTggatataatgatcattattacatAAAGCAACAAATAAAGAATGGTTGATGGTGGGAGCAGGATCTTGAAAGGCACTTTTGCCTGACTGAGTTGTCAGAGCTGATTTGGAACCTCAAACATTTACAGAATGAGCTCTGAATTAAACAGTGTATCTCAGTGCCTTGAGGACACTATACAATTCACAGTAGTTGGAGTCAGATCAATAGCTATGCTTTTCTTGCCGGAAATGACTGAAGTATTGTTATTACTCGCATAATAAGCTGTACCAGTTTCAACACTCACATATAGGAATTCATCAGGTGATGGTTAGACCTTTATCAAATTGTTCACATGAGACCTTGAAGGATATGAAGACTAGCTAGCCAGTATGATAATGAGCATAAATGTTTTTGAGTATCTGACACACTATGCACTAGGTCTCTTTTTATTGAATTACAAAGGGGCCAAGTACATGAATATCAAGGTTGAGCCACCTGTAGTATCCTGGTTAGTGACAGTGGGTTATTTCATGACATGTGGCAGGGTTATTATGAACTTTTATTGTAACAGGTAAATGAAAAATGACATGAAGATAACcctaaaaacaaataaaaactgTACTGATAATCTGTCAGATTTCTCTCATCCCATATGGTATGTGCTGTAAAATCATGTTTTACAAAAATTAATAAAAACTAAATATATGCCAGAAATACACAAATTAAGTACTAATTACTTTGTATGCAGTGAGCTGGAACTGAAACTGTGAACTGGGTCCACATTCACCAAGTGAGTCTAAGCGGTCAAACTGTCCTTTCATCTTGGAATCCACGCACAATTTGGTATCTGCAAGACTTTGGATCTGTGGGgaaaataataacattatatatatatcttaccttcctgcctcttGAGTtctttctatccttatgaggctcctgcagcactcagaaagctgaCCATGTCTactggttgggaccacaggtTTATAATGTGTGGGACTATGTGAAGAGACTACAGGGCAGCTGCATATGAAGTGCTCAATGTCTTCTGTATGGTAGATGTATTGTGGGTATGACTGGCCTTGGGATACGTTGAGATGGTGTTCATAATGTTGTTGAGTTGTACTCACATACAGTATGCTGATATATCTTCTTGCCTTTCCCACCTTACCAAAGTAGCATTTCGAACAAAATTTCTTGCTTGGTTCCTCATTCTGTTCCCAGtttcagaaagcaaatgaaagtGGGGAAGATATCTAGCACCCACTACTGCCCCTGTCCCCTTTTACAAAATGCATGAGATATGGGAGTAGTATtcattctcccttatccccagacaTGACTATTTAAATAGATTTCCACAAAATAATACTTTAAGCTGAATTAAGACCTAGGTAATGAAAAGGTGTGCCTTTACATGGGCAATTATCACACGAATTATCCATAACTCTACCTAAGAACAAGCGTGCAAGCTCCAAGATCATTTTCATGGGCTGATTCTAGCAGAATGTATTCCTAGTGATTTGCAAAGTCCAGTCTAATTTCTCCCTTTCCCATTTATGTGATTTAACTCTTGTCATGCTTGAGTTTCACTTGCTGTTGATTTAACCAATGGTGCTATCTATCTGCAATTGCTCCTTGCTTCTCACATAAGTTTGCATAAATCAGAAATAACAGTAGTCCAAGTAACTCACAGGACTCAACTTGTTTACATAATTCCCTATCAGTTATATCAGATTTAGCCAGTATTTGGAGTAGTTTGTTGGAAAGCACAAAAACACTGACTTTAAATCATCATGAATATTACAAAATCACTTAAGTGCTTTTAGTTAGAAAATGCAGAATATTAAAGGGAATACAGGAAACAaaatactacccatgtatcttCTGTGTGTTACAGAATGTGACTAAAAGAGGCAGGATtaggggagggctggaaatcctcccctcatttacTGATACTACCAAAAAcagggaacagaggaagaagaagctaagcaaggatttccctcaaaggctcactcgtctatttctggtgctaccctgctatggcaaaaaacaacaaacaagtatgaaagtgcTATGAAAGGGGATGTAAAGACATAAGCTGAAAAAAAGTATAGTGTATGCAAGGAAGAGATCTTAAGTGTGGCCAAGTAATTGTTTTAATAAGACAGATAAAAACTAATAATACTGACACTCAACATTTTCAACACTTTCCAGAGCAGGAAATGTCAACAATATGATATACAGTTAAATGAGTACTTTAGTGATTATGAATAGTGTCTGTCGTTAAACCAGTTCAGCTATTTGAGAGAAATTCTAGTTGCTATTAAACTAAATAGGATAACAAAAGGTcccatttaaaaaaagaaaaaaaaggttgctGAGAGGAAGTGACAGTATTATGTGCCTACTGCAAGCATGTATCTAAGTTCACTGTTTGTTTCCTCAAATTAAACACTGATGACATCAAAATgttacttacaaaaacaaaaacactgcATCTGCTAGATATAACTAAATCTCCTTCATCTTATATATCCCTATCATCAGATGTCATGTAAAGCAGAAGTGAATATAGGACAATATGATAATCCTAAATCAAATTAGTCAAGCAATATAAAAGAACTGCTACATAATACTCCGAATGCAATTATTTTCAAGTaaatcttttcatttccaacctTAACATGACGAATTGCACAGCAATACTTTGTCTCCAGTAAAGCATAAAATGAAATGACAAAATTTGTTTGGTAAAGGCGAGTAAAAAGTAACAAAAAATCATCACTCACTGTCCCATTGCAGTAATCTGGAGGCTCAATCAGTGGGTAATGTTTAGCCAGATCAAAGGCAACATTTTCCATAAACCATTTAAATGGTTTACATTTGTTTCGTTCCCTAACAGCCAGCTGCTCACTAATATCTCCAGTGTCTACCTAAAGATTATGGAACATATAAAGATTAGTATCACGCATTTCAATCAGAGCAAGCTGACTGAACAGTAtacaatatatgatataatatagaATAATATGATATGATGAAGTGTACTTTGAAATACAAAACATAAAAACAAGTGTTTTAGGTATTTAAGAATTTAAATCTTGTACCATAATAACAGAAATGAAAGTGAAACAGAAGAAATGGCTATCAGTCCACAGGGATTCCTAAAAACATACTGCCTGGCATAGTGGAAGGGCATAGGTGAACTTAGCCCTCGATCACGGAGAGAGTTTTGGTTTGTGACTTCGAATCAGAACATTCAAGCACAGCATAAAAAGAAAGCAATGATTTGAATTCTTCTGTTAGATCTCTCTGTTCCTTAAGCTAAAGCATCTCCAGTGATGCATCCTATCCTCCTCATATCTGACTTGATGAATCTATGGCTAACTCTTTAACTGATAAAGCTGCTATTTTTGGAACTTTTTTCCTCTATATCAACTTAGGATGATTCTCATTTAATACCCTGCTTCCATTTCCTCCCACTGAGGCAGTAGCATTATCTATGTTTTCCTTGAGCAAGGTTGTTAAAAGTACTTTCCCAGGTCTATGTGGCCTAAGGGAGTGTGCCCCTGAACTAGTTCTGATTCCTCCTCATCTATTTCATCTTTGTTTAGAAACCCAAACCTTTCTTTCCATTCACGTTCAAAACACAAAATTTAACCCTGTACTGTTATGACATAAACATAGCATAACCATAATACCTATATCCCAGAAACCTATGTAATCAACATTACTAAACCTGCTTACCAAAGCAGGTGTTGTATAGATACCATTATTTTTCTACTGAGCACTTATTTCATATTTGCAGAGATTTCATTCATTTCAGTATGAAGTATTGTTCACATAAATAGAGTAGTTCTTTGTCCATCTCTATATTAACAAGAGTGGAATAAAGAGCCTTCTGTTTCATTCATTCTCCAAGCACCACACATCTTCATCCACCACATACTGTATGCCATATGTTGTGGCCCTGTCTGTTTTACAGACATCATTTTGGCTACTGCTCTCAAGAGTTGTTTGCATGTGTCCTTACCAATAAGGCTTGGACCTAAGGTACATGTCTTGCTGCTGCTTCTCACAGTTTCTGGGTAAAGACCAGCTACTTGAAGGCTAACCATTATGActtctcctttcctcaaacagttaagctgtggaattctgttCCTCTTTTCCTCCACTTAGAACCAGTCTATCTTAAGGAGGCAGTTCTAAAGATGCCTGAAGAGCCCTGATTACTTTCTGCATTCTCTTCTCTCActtcttttttattcatcttaGCAAGTGGCAATGCGAGAGGCTTTTTAAAGTTTATTCACACAAGTAAATGGAAACTGAGACAATAAATGGAGAGACAGATACACATTGTAATGGAAAAATGATAACTCACATGTAACCAGCCAGGTTGCCTCATATAAAGGTACTTTTTGTATTCATCCATCCAGACCTCTGCCACACGACGATAATTCTGTAGAGTAAATTACAGAGTTAGGGCTGGAAAGAAATATAAGCTACAGGGTAACATTTGtttccatacttgtttgctgtttcccatgaagcaaggcagtgccaggaacagacaaagaatggcctcattcattcacatccactcactagctgtgttgtaaaatgcaccaaaaccagaaaaTATTGAATACACACAATCAGTACCATACCAATGAAGCTTAAGAATCTACTTATAGGAGTTACCTAGATCAACAGCTAATAATGTGCAAACACTAATTTTTGTCACACATGTTGCCCTGCAGTGTCAGATTCATCTGTTCTGGCAAAACTATGGTGAAAATGATGTCTTAAAACTCACAACAGAGCCAATTGATTTCTGTTTAGATGTTTTGTTAATGTATCTTCCTGTTGGATGGTATTTTACTGTTGGTACTAGTTAGTATGTACTATTCTCAAAGTCTTCACTCCATTCATATCATTTAGCATGTACTGATCTCAAAGTCTTCAGTCTTAATGCTAACTTGAGCAGACACCTATCTTTTTTCCATAACTTTATCACCATGAGCATGCTCCCTTGAATTAGTAATCGCAGAAACTTGAACAGGTTGAAGCTGTATCAGAGCCAAACAGTTCATTCTGCTTTTATACTGTTGCTCGAACAGGTTGAAGTTGTATCAGAACCAGCCCGTTCATTCTGCTTTTATAATGCTGCTCTAGCAAATCTCTGCCACCATAAGGCACCATTATCAGTGAGTAGGGTAAAGGTTATGATCACCTCCAGttccacaaaaaaagaaagaaaaaaataagtatgGAAAGCACTTACATATTGTCTTTTTAATGTTTGCAGTTCCAAAACTTAGAAGCACTACCAGAAGGTTTGGTAATGTTTCCATGTTTTTCTGATAGCTTCTGAAGACCCTGACTTAAATGAAACATGTTTAGagtttttttctaatcttttgaATGGCAAGAACTGCTTAATCCAAATGTACTTTCGTGGAGTATTTGACTTTAATACCTGACAATGTTTGCGTCCTTATTTTGAGCGGATTCTTAGGTCCTGTTTTCTAAGGAAACCTGTAGCTTTCTTAACTGAGTCAAAATGGGTGCCATAAAAGGTCCTAGATCATTTACAGTCTATTAGTTTTATGAACGAGAAGAGCTAGTGAAGTTCATAGAGTGCTTTGATATAAAAAGTTACTTAAGTCTGAGAATCATCTTTGGGTGAAAATTAATCCAAACCCAAagtttcttataaaaaaaaaattgtgactcTGGGGTATAGGATTAACATTTTTATACTGATATGGACAatttctccttatatatatatatatatatatatatatatatatatatatatatatatatatatatatatatatatatatatatatcagcctttACATCCACTTGAGATTCCCAACAGTTTTCTTAGTCCTACAGAAAGTTACTTTTGAAAACATCCATTTGTATCTTTAGATTCCCTTAACCCTTCAACAATAAGGTACATTTCCAGATGAGTCAGTAGGTttattcttctttcacaactcTGGCTGTCTGCTAGAGCTTGTAAGGATAGCGTCTTCTTCCTTGCCATTCTTATGAAACTTCTCATTGGTTGGGATTAGCCTAAGGTGGGGTTGACATCAGGCTTGTTCCTTGTGTGGCTTTTGATATACGGATGTTAGGTTTTCAGGGATGAAAAACCCTTTTCCTACCAAAGACATTATTTGAGCATCAATTTACTTACTCTCTTCGTTTTGAAGGCTATGGAATAACTCTTGTGGTTAGTCAGTGAATTGGGATGAATAGTAATTTAGCACCATCTCACCTCTACATAGTAATGTCACAGTTTAGGCTAAGGTGGATTGTTGTACATCTCTTGAATACTGTGAATGAGTATGTGCTAGCCTCATATATTTTATAATGATTGAAGGGGTTGAATCCTTACTAATACACTTCATTTTTCGAAGTTGAAATGGAGTTTTGACTACCACTAAGTGCTCTCTCAAATGCTCATAGAACTAAGGCTTTGGTAAAAAAAACATGGTTTTTCCTCCTTCAGGCCCTACATTTCAATTCATATGCTCTTTTAAAACAACACTGAAAAGATAGAATTCATGAATTATTATAACTTCATCCATTTATCTTAAAGAGACATTGTTAGTAGCAAATATGATATAATTCACAACAAATCTCTAATGTTCAGCTTACCCTGGCAACAAAGTTGTCCTTACGAGGGTTTGGGAAAGGAGCAAATTTGCGGTATATGTGGCCAATCCTGGAGCAGGGAGCATCAACCATGGTTCCATGGCACTGCCATACTTTGAAAGATAATTCATACTGCTCTCCACCCCAGATATCCAGCCCTGGGTCATATCCTCCTAGTTCCCAAAAGAATTTGGAACTGATTGCAAACAATCCACCAGCCATAACTGGGCTCCTGTTAAAGTTACGGAAGTATTTAGTTTGTAAATTCGTTTAGCTTGCACCTGACTACTTGAATCACTTTCACTGCTTACCTTTAAACATTTTTACCAAAACCTGCCAACATCACCTTCTGAATTACAACTTTTGAAAACACTGCAGCACCTTCTTCTATGTGAGAATTTACTGAAGAAGAATGCTCAGTTTTCATGATCTTAACAGTTATGTAGAATTATGAAATGGTGTCTTGAATTATAAATAAAGCAAAACTAATTTTTTGAGATACTAATTAAACTGATCTTCAAAAATTTTCCACTATACTTAAAACTTACTAAAAGAACATATTATCAGAATAATGAAGTGATAGAACAGATAAGCTTATCCTGGTATTTCAGCTGTAATTCAAATGTATGATCAGGCAACAGAAATAAAAGATAGGTTTATGGATTGATGCATATTCTACTATGCATATTTCATCCTATATTTGTCAGTGCAATATTCTGTATATGtaattattcattttgtttttaatCCTTTAtgtatacaatggtactatcactgcttccttccTGCCATTCAATCATACATCTTTTGTATGCTCCAATATGTTCTTGTGCTTTTTCATGTCCCAGAGAATAAAAATGTATAATATGCCAGCTATTACAGTACTAATAAATACTAAGACTTACTTAAAGGGTTCAGGCATGTTAGCTTCATCTTCTGGCAATAGCGGTAATCTCTTATAGTAGAATTCCCAGTCAAAGGCACCTCGACGTCCTTCATCTTGAGCACGATACTCAAATGTGTCGTAGTCAATCACATCAATGAATGGACATACAGCAGTCTTATAGTTAACAGCAATTGGTTCTGGAGAATTGATTTTTTGGTGAGTTTTAAAGGGTCCAATGATGAGTCAAATTAGATTTTTGAGGAGAATACAGATATCTGTCAACTACGTACTTAAAAGTCCACTAACTCAGAAAAACAaacttttttcatatacatttgctatttcccatattagcaaggtagcatcaggaacagatgacagacTTAGAGGTATATGCTAAAAATCTCTAcctgtatcttttttttagtATCTAAGTGACCAGTACACTAGTAtcatatcattagtattattttcAGTTAAAAGAGTAAATTGTTCTAATTTATGTAAAAGAAGTTATATGACATACCTAACAGTGGTGGTAGCCAGTTGGTTGTACATTCAGTAtgagaatcaagaaaaataagcACTTCTGCAGTTGCATGTTTTGCCCCTTCCAGTCTGGCACGAATTAAGCCCCAGCGTTCCGGAAGGCGAACTACACGAGCAATGGGCAAATGTTTTGCTAAGAAATCATCTAGTTTACTCCCAAGGAAATCTGTAAATATTTAGGAGTGATTACATCCCTGTCTGCAGTATAGGTAACAGTAATAGTAAAGATGAAATAGAGAAAACAATTCCATAGCCTTATTTTGCTTCTGCACCTTATCTTAAAACACTAACAATCAAGGCCTCCAGACTCTTACAGTTCTTAGAACTCAAGCATCCTTTACATGTAATGTTTCCTGTTCCAAGAAGGGGCACATCCTGTCCGAAAAAAACAGATCAACAGTTACAGTTAATTTTCAATGATATTAATACATTCCCACTTGTACAAGTATTTTTAATTTACACTTTTCATCCTTATATTCAATCTTCACTCTtcttgaaaatgtatgaaaatattaAGAACTTGCAACTAGTACTTTCGTCATTTCAATTCATGATACTTAACAACCACATTAATTACTTCACACACAACTGATGTAACTTATATCTACCTATTGCCAACTTTCTTATTGTTTCTAGGCATACTAATGTCATAAAAAGTAACACTAGAAACCTGAATAAATGACCATAACAGAATCATACAAATTTTCATTTTATGATGATTCTAATTTCAATCCAGACCGTCAACATTTGCTGTGTGTTCTCCATAACTTCACTTCTTGTACGATTTATCTATGTTGCACCTAAAGGTGTCACTTTGGAGGTATACTGCCTTACTTTATCTGCATACTCACAAATTGTTCTCATTGATGTAGTTAGCAAGCCAAGAGATCTGACAGTACCAGCATCATGGTGATAGTCAAAACACTTCAAAATATGTACCTTTCCCTTCAAGCTGATGCTCTTTCTGCTTGTCTTCTCTCAGAATCACAAGATTCACTTAGATGCTTTCCAACCATAGGTGAAGGGGTAGTGAAAAGTTTGTACACAATATTTCTACGTAAGAATCTGGGCTGTATGACCATTATGTATGTTATGGCATAAACTGGCTGCCTTCGTGGATGCTACTTTCACTAGTAAATGATGACTCACCAGAACAATCACCTGCTATTGTATCACAGCTTTTGAaacttttttatatcttttttccatgactacttatttatttttcataGATCGTGTAAGCAAAACACCGAATAGTGTTGACTGGATGTATTGTTCCTCAAAACTTGGTTTAATCATGAGAACTCTGTCAAGGAGTGATACACACAAAACCTAAGGCAGTAAGGATAATTATGATGAAGTTGAAAGTAGCATTATGGCCatcatgtatgaatgtatgacaGTGGTGACTGAGTATCTCTCTGGTTGATTGATCCTAAGCAGTAGTTTTGCTGTAATAGCACACTAAATATCAACCTTTGCTATTTTTCAGTAAACATAGAAACATTCCTGAAGGTTTATCTAATCACCTCTTTATTATTCAAATCAAACAATGTAACATGTATGCACAGACAAACAAGACCAAAATACAAATAATTCAGAAACAGAATTGGATGTTTTAAAGAAAGCGGAATATTTTTCTTATCAcagaagatatacatacatatatatatactgtcgagATTTCAGCTCAAAAAGCTAGAGATTAAATGCAAGTAGCGTGATGTACCAAGTGAATCTGTCTCTTCTGTCTCCATAAAGTACCTGTGGCAGAAACTTACCTTTTGTACTAGCATCATCCACAAGAATAATCTCCTTCAACAGATTCTTTGGTGATCGGTTATATGCAGAAAAAGCAGTGCGGAGGAGAGTAGACCAATGTTCATTATGGAAAGGTACCACTACAGCTGCATTAGGAAGATCAGCTAAGTACATCTTCTTTTTGCACCTATAAAAGCAAAGTAAGAGGAAAGAAAGTCTTTGATTAAATATTTACTTTTACTTTGTAAAAAACAAACTGTTGATATTCAtttaatgtcctcacatgattccaaaagaaggaacagagaagggggccaggtgaggatattcccacaaaggcccagtcctctgttcttaacactactttgctaatgcgggaaatggcgaatggtatgaaaaaaaagaaaaaaaaatgatccctcaaaacatttgaaaaaatagaatgaatgagAACTAGAATTCAGAAACAGGTCATTCTGTTCATGGTTTTCATTCAAAATACGTAAAATCATTTACTTTCTTTCCATACTCATCATATGAGTAGGGAACACTCGACTTTCACTTATATACTACTGGAAGTAAGACAGCCATATTAACAACTAATTTTTCAAATAATGCTATTAACTTTTTAGATTTTGAAGGCTTGAAGACAGTTAGTAGccagaatatattcatatatattttctttattatactttatcgctgtctcccatgttagcgaggtagggcaaggaaatagatgaaagaatagcccaacccacccacatacacatgtatatacatacacatccacacacacacatatacatacctacacatctcaaagtatacatatatgtacacatacagacatataagtatatacatatgtacataattcatactgtttactCATCCCTACTTTTCTCATATTTAAGTGATCAGTACCGAAGAAATCTGAAGCTTCACCCCCATGCATATTGGTTTGAATAAATTTGCATAAAACTGTATACTAACTTTTTGCTCATTCTGTATCTATTATTTGCAAATATCTTGATTCCAAATTCAGTTTTCCTGTAACTACTAGTTCTTTCTCCTACACCTTTTCTAAACCAATGGACAGAGTACTTGCACATGCATACTGTTCTGTTTTCCCTGTCTACCAATAATTCTACTATAGAGGAGGGTATCAGTGATGAACATTCAGTAACTACAATAATTCCTTCATATTCCTTAATACatttacaaccccatccacatgAATGTACACACCTGTCATTCTCTCTACTCCTGTCTCCTTCCCCATACATACTTTGCTTACATGCACTTCATCCACACTCCTTTCCACTGTTAATCTTCCCACTTTAACTGAACCAACTCTGATTATTGTTCTTTATTTGAATGAGCAACTCTCCTCAAAATTC
This Panulirus ornatus isolate Po-2019 chromosome 29, ASM3632096v1, whole genome shotgun sequence DNA region includes the following protein-coding sequences:
- the LOC139758056 gene encoding N-acetylgalactosaminyltransferase 6-like isoform X2, which gives rise to MRLRRLWGRHKEKVAAACLLAVIVIIVAPPKSLRDMVKREEEGVVMVDGVRKKDYNDHRYLKEEALQTGTGEGGIAASLPQGLDKEKDDLYKVNGFNGRLSDEIALNRSLKDIRHPKCKKKMYLADLPNAAVVVPFHNEHWSTLLRTAFSAYNRSPKNLLKEIILVDDASTKDFLGSKLDDFLAKHLPIARVVRLPERWGLIRARLEGAKHATAEVLIFLDSHTECTTNWLPPLLEPIAVNYKTAVCPFIDVIDYDTFEYRAQDEGRRGAFDWEFYYKRLPLLPEDEANMPEPFKSPVMAGGLFAISSKFFWELGGYDPGLDIWGGEQYELSFKVWQCHGTMVDAPCSRIGHIYRKFAPFPNPRKDNFVARNYRRVAEVWMDEYKKYLYMRQPGWLHVDTGDISEQLAVRERNKCKPFKWFMENVAFDLAKHYPLIEPPDYCNGTIQSLADTKLCVDSKMKGQFDRLDSLGECGPSSQFQFQLTAYKDIRPLKSHNCFDVPDLKGQKAPVLLFGCHKGLGNQMWKYDMENQMIMFGHHSVHCLDSSISNKEVFVSHCDINSKTQKWKWSFVNKERLSNYDNLDPKP
- the LOC139758056 gene encoding putative polypeptide N-acetylgalactosaminyltransferase 10 isoform X1, which codes for MCSGEVVSWQYREPRAQVCAGVDYPSAEVRCGPSSSRCGIASQSGNTDNSDVVSPRTARLPSIAQITKSILCDPRTVDVATMRLRRLWGRHKEKVAAACLLAVIVIIVAPPKSLRDMVKREEEGVVMVDGVRKKDYNDHRYLKEEALQTGTGEGGIAASLPQGLDKEKDDLYKVNGFNGRLSDEIALNRSLKDIRHPKCKKKMYLADLPNAAVVVPFHNEHWSTLLRTAFSAYNRSPKNLLKEIILVDDASTKDFLGSKLDDFLAKHLPIARVVRLPERWGLIRARLEGAKHATAEVLIFLDSHTECTTNWLPPLLEPIAVNYKTAVCPFIDVIDYDTFEYRAQDEGRRGAFDWEFYYKRLPLLPEDEANMPEPFKSPVMAGGLFAISSKFFWELGGYDPGLDIWGGEQYELSFKVWQCHGTMVDAPCSRIGHIYRKFAPFPNPRKDNFVARNYRRVAEVWMDEYKKYLYMRQPGWLHVDTGDISEQLAVRERNKCKPFKWFMENVAFDLAKHYPLIEPPDYCNGTIQSLADTKLCVDSKMKGQFDRLDSLGECGPSSQFQFQLTAYKDIRPLKSHNCFDVPDLKGQKAPVLLFGCHKGLGNQMWKYDMENQMIMFGHHSVHCLDSSISNKEVFVSHCDINSKTQKWKWSFVNKERLSNYDNLDPKP